In Methanobrevibacter sp., one DNA window encodes the following:
- a CDS encoding SAM-dependent methyltransferase HcgC family protein, which produces MNVDTGITSEVFTIKSEIKLIDIFNSIISKKSEAVFEYIESLNIDINTRIIVIGTYFTGVGIVKRLSEKYKNILLIDIYPHLEELLYTDLGGDLKNRVEFSSDIDLIYSGDIVIDTTGFGGITPEQSSKLNVDAFVIEDPVAEDNDDLLKKKNNIHERLDAVKCLNKAIIKTKGIDTKTSGTMTLTIGILTNLLNRFLEMEGVLYCACEMGFFEEVIFKQKDIEKFIQQTDINAFKVSTIKPFDLDEIIKAEISKINSEMIT; this is translated from the coding sequence ATGAATGTTGATACTGGAATAACCTCTGAAGTGTTTACAATAAAATCTGAAATAAAATTGATTGATATTTTCAACAGTATAATTTCAAAAAAATCCGAAGCAGTCTTTGAATATATTGAAAGTCTGAACATTGACATTAACACAAGAATAATTGTTATTGGGACTTATTTTACAGGTGTTGGAATCGTTAAAAGATTAAGCGAGAAATATAAAAACATATTGTTGATTGACATTTACCCTCATCTTGAAGAGCTGCTTTATACTGATTTGGGAGGGGATTTGAAAAACCGTGTTGAATTCTCATCAGACATTGATTTGATTTATTCCGGTGACATTGTTATTGATACAACCGGTTTTGGTGGAATAACTCCTGAGCAATCCTCAAAACTCAATGTGGATGCATTTGTCATAGAAGATCCCGTTGCTGAGGATAATGATGATTTATTAAAAAAGAAGAATAATATTCATGAAAGGTTAGATGCAGTAAAATGCTTGAATAAGGCAATTATAAAAACCAAGGGAATAGATACAAAAACATCAGGGACAATGACTCTTACAATTGGCATTCTGACAAATCTCCTGAACAGGTTTCTTGAAATGGAAGGGGTGCTTTATTGCGCATGTGAAATGGGATTTTTTGAAGAGGTCATATTCAAACAAAAGGATATTGAAAAATTCATTCAACAGACTGACATCAATGCATTTAAGGTATCAACAATCAAACCATTCGATTTGGATGAGATAATTAAAGCAGAAATCAGCAAAATAAACTCAGAAATGATTACATGA
- a CDS encoding Nif3-like dinuclear metal center hexameric protein has translation MKLKEIIEFIDEKIPKSLALKNDEIGFKKDYDLNQEISYIKIYMDLFPEYDVEFENTLIITHHPPLFTPKTPTYTIHSNWDIIDGGANDALAETLDLEVIDYFDDSTGIGRICKSNQSFGEVKKTVLSKFSNARIVNKVDDDYIIRKIGLISGFGLKNPEYIKLAKTKNLDILISGDLTQESAVLAKNQKITLIDLNHHESEVPGLYALEDILNELNINIEIIDEKPIEQLK, from the coding sequence ATGAAACTCAAAGAAATAATTGAATTTATAGACGAGAAAATCCCAAAATCATTAGCCTTAAAAAATGATGAAATCGGTTTTAAAAAGGATTATGATTTAAATCAGGAAATCAGTTATATTAAAATTTACATGGATCTGTTTCCTGAATATGATGTAGAATTTGAAAATACACTGATTATAACACATCATCCACCGTTATTTACTCCAAAAACTCCAACTTACACAATACATTCAAACTGGGACATTATAGATGGTGGAGCAAATGATGCATTAGCTGAAACTCTTGATTTGGAGGTCATTGATTATTTTGATGATTCAACAGGAATCGGGAGAATCTGCAAATCCAATCAAAGCTTTGGTGAAGTGAAAAAAACAGTTCTTTCAAAATTCAGCAATGCTCGGATTGTAAACAAAGTGGATGATGATTATATTATAAGAAAAATCGGATTAATTTCAGGTTTCGGCCTTAAAAATCCAGAATACATTAAACTGGCAAAAACTAAAAATTTGGATATTCTGATTTCCGGAGATTTGACCCAGGAATCTGCAGTCCTTGCTAAAAATCAGAAAATAACATTGATTGACTTGAACCATCATGAAAGCGAAGTTCCGGGACTGTATGCTCTTGAAGATATCCTCAATGAACTTAACATAAATATTGAGATTATTGATGAAAAACCGATTGAACAATTGAAGTGA
- a CDS encoding FeGP cofactor biosynthesis protein HcgF family protein, whose product MIKIATAECFTHGKIGRELHALAQSYEGSFGCEYVKDPSFYGDFDYNELSVTCSLFIPTIEAVEKILKVEKPPKPEKLIKGIKVYDEMGDKTVSKIMAQAVKDLSDCDIAVGTTAGIGRGGISIITDKYEITTTTDVFADLRENNSDILFERSEKGIRKTLEIILLLLNNKIDKIESLENVEIIKE is encoded by the coding sequence ATGATAAAAATAGCAACAGCTGAATGTTTCACCCATGGAAAAATTGGAAGGGAGCTGCATGCGCTAGCTCAGAGCTATGAAGGTAGTTTCGGATGTGAATATGTAAAAGATCCGTCTTTTTATGGTGATTTTGACTATAATGAGCTTAGCGTGACCTGCAGTTTATTCATTCCAACAATTGAAGCTGTTGAGAAAATATTAAAAGTTGAAAAGCCTCCAAAGCCTGAAAAACTAATCAAGGGCATTAAAGTCTATGATGAAATGGGGGATAAAACTGTAAGTAAAATCATGGCTCAGGCTGTTAAGGATTTAAGTGATTGTGACATTGCAGTTGGAACCACTGCAGGCATAGGGCGTGGTGGAATAAGTATTATAACTGATAAATATGAAATCACTACCACTACTGATGTTTTTGCAGACTTACGAGAGAATAATAGTGATATTTTGTTTGAAAGGTCTGAAAAAGGGATTCGAAAAACATTGGAGATAATTCTCCTGCTTTTAAATAACAAAATTGATAAAATCGAATCATTGGAAAATGTTGAAATCATCAAAGAATAA